Proteins encoded by one window of Grus americana isolate bGruAme1 chromosome 7, bGruAme1.mat, whole genome shotgun sequence:
- the CLRN3 gene encoding clarin-3, translated as MPSRKKTTMFASAFVTCVCSFVIICVVLATQQWMSSEVHFSGTNSSVTVSLTYGLFRGTCEQFVGAGLQVSEHTFQVADNLHDVKAKSTITGIIVLLVLGLLSSLLSSGFTCTNAVSNPYQTFLGPTGVYTWNSLCGIFILIAMILFPVNIEENGLSVELARGCFTVVETHIKSEHNYGYSYWIMLIIIVLNSASIIIIYFYDHARYSKKKEQERPIENAPKDVILF; from the exons ATGCcgtccagaaaaaaaaccaccatgtTTGCATCCGCTTTTGTTACCTGCGTTTGTTCTTTCGTGATTATTTGTGTAGTTCTGGCGACCCAGCAGTGGATGAGCAGCGAGGTTCACTTTTCTGGCACCAACTCCAGCGTTACGGTAAGCCTCACCTACGGACTTTTTCGTGGTACCTGTGAACAGTTCGTCGGCGCGGGACTTCAGGTTTCAGAACACACTTTCCAAG TTGCAGATAACCTGCACGACGTCAAGGCGAAAAGCACAATCACGGGGATTATTGTGCTTCTGGTTCTCGGTTTACTGAGTTCCCTTCTGAGCTCTGGATTTACCTGCACTAATGCTGTCAGTAATCCCTACCAGACGTTTTTGGGACCCACCGGAGTCTATACCTGGAATTCCTTATGCG gAATCTTCATACTTATAGCCATGATACTTTTTCCTGTCAATATAGAAGAAAATGGCCTGTCTGTAGAATTGGCCCGTGGATGTTTTACTGTTGTGGAGACACATATCAAATCTGAACACAATTATGGATATTCATATTGGATCATGCTGATCATCATTGTTCTGAACAGTGCTTCTATCATCATCATATATTTCTATGACCATGCAAGATATTCTAAGAAGAAGGAACAGGAAAGACCCATTGAAAATGCACCAAAAGACGTCATTCTGTTTTAA